In one Phyllostomus discolor isolate MPI-MPIP mPhyDis1 chromosome 8, mPhyDis1.pri.v3, whole genome shotgun sequence genomic region, the following are encoded:
- the LOC114515194 gene encoding LOW QUALITY PROTEIN: protein S100-A10-like (The sequence of the model RefSeq protein was modified relative to this genomic sequence to represent the inferred CDS: substituted 2 bases at 2 genomic stop codons): MPSQMEHAMETMMFTFHKFAGDESYLTKDDLRVLMEKLFPGFWGNQKDPLAIDKIMKDLDQCXHGXVGFQSFFLLIAGLTMACNDYFVVHMKQKGKK; encoded by the coding sequence ATGCCATCTCAAATGGAACACGCCATGGAAACTATGATGTTCACATTTCACAAATTCGCTGGGGATGAAAGCTACTTAACAAAGGACGACCTGAGAGTACTCATGGAAAAGTTGTTCCCTGGGTTTTGGGGAAATCAAAAAGACCCTCTTGCCatagacaaaataatgaaagacttGGACCAGTGCTGACATGGCTGAGTGGGCTTCCAGAGTTTCTTTTTGCTAATTGCTGGGCTCACCATGGCATGCAATGACTATTTTGTAGTACACATGAAGCAGAAGGGAAAGAAGTAG